The Paracoccus sediminicola genome has a segment encoding these proteins:
- a CDS encoding enoyl-CoA hydratase-related protein, with the protein MAYETISFSTNNGIATLMLNRPDRMNALNSQMRAEITEALGSIGDDVRCVVMTGAGAGFCSGQDLRDAAAGADIEGTLRREYEPMLKAVTECRAPVIAAVNGVAAGAGANLALAADVVIAVESAYFTQAFTKIGLIPDAGGTWILPRLVGHARAAGMMLFAEDISARQAADWGMIWEAIPEAEFVETVQARAGHLAKGPSATYVAVRRALRESGGNDFATQLEVEARLQGEAGRSADFREGVASFIEKRPPNFTGR; encoded by the coding sequence ATGGCATATGAAACGATCAGCTTTTCGACGAATAACGGCATCGCCACGCTGATGCTGAACCGGCCCGACCGCATGAACGCGTTGAATTCGCAGATGCGGGCCGAGATCACCGAGGCGCTCGGCAGCATCGGCGACGACGTGCGATGCGTGGTGATGACCGGCGCGGGCGCCGGCTTCTGCTCGGGTCAGGATCTGCGCGACGCCGCCGCCGGGGCCGATATCGAAGGCACGCTGCGCCGCGAATACGAGCCAATGCTGAAAGCGGTGACGGAATGCCGAGCGCCGGTGATCGCGGCGGTGAACGGTGTTGCCGCCGGGGCCGGGGCCAATCTCGCCCTCGCCGCCGATGTGGTGATCGCCGTGGAAAGCGCCTATTTCACCCAGGCCTTTACGAAGATCGGGCTGATCCCGGATGCGGGCGGCACTTGGATCCTGCCGCGCCTCGTCGGTCATGCCCGCGCGGCGGGGATGATGCTTTTTGCGGAAGATATCAGCGCGCGCCAGGCCGCCGATTGGGGGATGATCTGGGAAGCCATCCCCGAGGCCGAGTTCGTCGAGACGGTGCAAGCCCGCGCCGGACATCTGGCGAAGGGCCCCAGTGCGACCTATGTGGCGGTGCGCCGCGCGCTGCGCGAATCGGGCGGCAACGACTTCGCGACACAGCTTGAAGTTGAAGCTCGGTTGCAGGGCGAAGCCGGGCGCAGCGCCGATTTCCGCGAGGGCGTGGCCTCGTTCATCGAAAAGCGTCCGCCGAACTTCACCGGCCGCTAA
- a CDS encoding nicotinate-nucleotide adenylyltransferase: MRHDTPIAAPGQRIGLLGGSFDPAHEGHVRLTEEALKRFGLDRVWWLVTPGNPLKSRQPAPLAERISYARRIMDDPRVVVSGIEARLGTQMTVDSIAALQDRYPLVRFTWLMGSDNLVQFSQWDRWQEIAARVPIGVLARPGTRLKARLSKAARIMAPHRLPETESSRLGNSAPPAWVMVNMPMSNASSTAIRAARLSRRQG, translated from the coding sequence ATGAGACATGATACTCCCATCGCCGCGCCGGGACAGCGAATCGGGCTTCTGGGCGGGTCCTTCGACCCCGCGCATGAGGGCCATGTCCGGCTGACCGAAGAAGCGTTGAAGCGTTTCGGGCTGGACCGGGTCTGGTGGCTGGTGACGCCGGGCAATCCGCTGAAATCGCGCCAGCCCGCGCCGCTGGCCGAGCGTATCAGTTATGCGAGACGGATCATGGACGACCCGCGCGTCGTCGTCAGCGGCATCGAGGCGCGGCTCGGCACGCAGATGACGGTGGACAGCATCGCCGCATTGCAGGACCGCTATCCGCTGGTTCGCTTCACCTGGCTGATGGGCTCGGACAACCTGGTTCAGTTTAGCCAGTGGGATCGCTGGCAGGAGATTGCGGCGCGGGTGCCGATCGGGGTGCTCGCCCGTCCCGGCACCCGGCTGAAGGCCCGGCTGTCGAAAGCGGCGCGGATCATGGCGCCGCATCGCCTGCCCGAAACGGAAAGCAGCCGGCTTGGCAACAGCGCGCCGCCGGCCTGGGTCATGGTCAATATGCCGATGTCGAACGCGTCATCGACCGCGATCCGCGCCGCGCGCCTCTCGCGGCGTCAGGGGTGA
- a CDS encoding D-alanyl-D-alanine carboxypeptidase, with product MKAATRRQVLAGLLGTALSGAAMAETAPPPDLSTPPPRKPPPRPGRLIAEAGLGARISYAVLDPAGGLREGRGADRPVAPASTLKILTALYARDRLGKAHRFVTRVLQSGDMLILAGGGDPTLDSDALAMLAEQVAANSAGKIARLAVWGGALPEIEEISPAQADHLSYNPAVSGLMLNFNRVHLGWQAGGSGMSLQARARAHSPAAYTVRAAPVGQGPLFAWREEAGREIWEVNRAALRRAGSRWLPVRRPLRYAGDVFQTLCRAEGLALPTPEIIGDLPGNAVEIARIESPPLDEILGGMMEYSTNLTAEVVGLHASGAPDLIASARDMQQWAEARGIAGLELYDHSGISPRSRVTARAMAELVSGLGQGGALRGLMTQVGLQDTRGRAAPGDLLLTAKTGTLNFVSNLAGYGRLPGHEEVVFAIYVNDMARRAESEGQELPSGVVTWTYRAKHLQQRLVDSWVRRYG from the coding sequence GTGAAGGCAGCGACGCGGCGGCAGGTTCTGGCGGGGCTTTTGGGCACGGCGCTGTCCGGCGCGGCCATGGCCGAGACCGCGCCGCCGCCCGACTTGTCCACGCCGCCGCCACGCAAGCCGCCGCCGCGTCCCGGCCGGCTGATCGCCGAGGCCGGGCTGGGCGCTCGGATCAGCTATGCGGTGCTGGACCCGGCAGGCGGGCTGCGCGAGGGGCGCGGGGCGGATCGTCCGGTCGCACCGGCCAGCACGCTGAAGATCCTCACCGCGCTTTATGCGCGCGACCGGTTGGGTAAGGCGCATCGTTTCGTCACGCGGGTCCTTCAAAGCGGCGATATGCTGATCCTCGCCGGGGGCGGAGATCCGACGCTGGACAGCGATGCGCTTGCCATGCTGGCCGAGCAGGTCGCGGCAAACAGCGCGGGCAAGATCGCGCGGCTTGCGGTCTGGGGCGGGGCGCTGCCCGAAATCGAGGAAATCTCGCCCGCGCAGGCCGATCACCTGTCCTATAACCCCGCCGTTTCGGGGCTGATGCTGAACTTCAACCGCGTGCATCTCGGCTGGCAGGCGGGCGGGTCCGGAATGTCGCTTCAGGCCCGCGCGCGCGCACACAGCCCGGCCGCATATACGGTGCGTGCCGCGCCGGTGGGGCAGGGGCCGCTATTTGCCTGGCGCGAAGAGGCCGGGCGCGAGATCTGGGAGGTCAACCGCGCCGCGCTGCGCCGCGCGGGCAGCCGCTGGCTGCCGGTGCGTCGCCCGCTGCGCTATGCAGGCGACGTGTTCCAGACGCTGTGCCGCGCCGAGGGGCTGGCCCTGCCGACGCCCGAAATCATCGGGGATCTGCCCGGCAATGCCGTCGAGATCGCGCGTATCGAAAGCCCGCCGCTCGACGAGATCCTTGGCGGGATGATGGAATATTCCACCAATCTCACCGCCGAGGTGGTCGGTCTTCATGCGAGCGGCGCGCCGGATCTCATCGCCTCGGCCCGCGACATGCAGCAATGGGCCGAGGCGCGCGGCATTGCGGGACTGGAGCTTTACGACCATTCCGGCATCTCGCCGCGCTCGCGCGTGACCGCGCGGGCGATGGCCGAGCTTGTATCCGGTCTCGGTCAAGGCGGCGCACTGCGCGGGCTGATGACCCAGGTCGGGTTGCAGGATACGCGCGGACGCGCCGCGCCCGGCGATCTGCTGCTGACGGCCAAGACCGGGACGCTGAATTTCGTGTCGAATCTGGCCGGATATGGCCGGTTGCCGGGGCATGAAGAGGTTGTCTTTGCGATCTATGTCAACGACATGGCGCGGCGCGCCGAGAGCGAGGGCCAGGAGCTGCCCTCGGGCGTGGTGACCTGGACCTATCGCGCAAAGCATCTTCAGCAGCGCCTGGTTGATAGCTGGGTGCGCCGCTACGGCTGA
- a CDS encoding heme NO-binding domain-containing protein — MHGFVIRGIESFLRARHGDAVWQTVCAASGLDRRGAQMMRSYQPDIALRMIQSASVTLRMDRDELLEDIGGWIPRFDSIRHVMRFSGSSFDDFVLSLDDLHDRGRVVLPGLHLPRIDTRVVGPKSYHLSLTTEEADWYPVLAGFLRGMADDYGVLAIVEREAGWLDVRIADDAFAEASHFSLNEIAGAAR; from the coding sequence ATGCACGGATTTGTCATTCGCGGAATCGAATCGTTCCTGCGCGCCCGTCATGGCGACGCGGTCTGGCAGACCGTCTGCGCAGCCTCTGGCCTGGACCGCCGCGGGGCGCAGATGATGCGCAGCTACCAGCCGGATATCGCGCTGCGCATGATCCAGTCGGCAAGCGTCACGCTGCGCATGGACCGCGACGAGCTGCTAGAGGATATCGGCGGCTGGATCCCGCGCTTCGACAGCATCCGTCACGTGATGCGGTTCAGCGGCTCGTCCTTCGACGACTTCGTGCTCTCGCTCGACGACCTGCATGATCGCGGCCGGGTGGTGCTGCCCGGGTTGCATCTGCCGCGGATCGACACGCGGGTGGTCGGGCCGAAATCCTATCATCTCAGCCTCACCACCGAGGAGGCGGACTGGTATCCGGTGCTTGCCGGGTTCCTCCGCGGCATGGCCGATGACTATGGCGTGCTCGCCATCGTCGAGCGCGAGGCCGGGTGGCTGGATGTGCGAATCGCCGATGACGCCTTTGCCGAAGCCTCGCATTTTTCATTGAACGAGATTGCCGGGGCGGCGCGGTGA
- a CDS encoding DUF983 domain-containing protein, translating into MTDDSADADRPTGLAMRRGAIRRCPACGEGHMFTGYLKIRDHCDHCNEALYHQRADDGPAYLTILIVSHLGAPLLLWVFLTYQPSPVSMLIWFSVGAVTLSLAFLPLIKGAFVGAQWARRMHGFGGPEAEPSST; encoded by the coding sequence ATGACCGACGATTCAGCCGATGCCGACCGACCGACCGGGCTTGCCATGCGGCGCGGCGCGATCCGACGCTGCCCGGCCTGCGGTGAAGGTCATATGTTCACGGGCTATCTGAAGATCCGCGACCATTGCGATCATTGCAACGAGGCGCTGTATCATCAGCGCGCCGATGACGGCCCGGCCTATCTGACGATCCTGATCGTCTCGCATCTCGGGGCGCCTCTGCTGCTCTGGGTGTTTCTGACCTATCAGCCCTCTCCGGTGTCGATGCTGATCTGGTTCTCGGTTGGCGCGGTTACCTTGTCGCTGGCCTTCCTTCCGCTCATCAAGGGGGCCTTTGTCGGTGCGCAATGGGCGCGGCGCATGCATGGATTTGGCGGCCCCGAGGCAGAGCCGTCCTCGACATGA
- a CDS encoding DUF2177 family protein, whose product MQIVILYISTLVIFLAIDVVGISNIIRPVFERHVGDLLADPFRMVPAAAFYAAYIVGVLYFVSVPALAEDRPGKALLAGALIGLMCYGTYEFTNYATLRDWSMQQVVTDTLWGGFLTGLSAWAGVMVTRWFT is encoded by the coding sequence ATGCAGATCGTCATCCTCTATATCTCGACCCTGGTCATCTTTCTCGCCATCGACGTGGTCGGGATCAGCAACATCATCCGCCCGGTCTTCGAGCGCCATGTCGGAGATCTGCTGGCCGATCCGTTCCGCATGGTGCCGGCGGCGGCGTTCTATGCCGCCTATATCGTCGGCGTGCTGTATTTCGTCTCGGTCCCGGCGCTGGCCGAGGATCGGCCCGGCAAGGCGTTGCTGGCGGGGGCGCTGATCGGGCTGATGTGCTATGGCACCTATGAATTCACCAACTATGCCACGCTGCGCGACTGGTCGATGCAACAGGTCGTCACCGACACGCTCTGGGGCGGGTTCCTGACCGGGCTTTCGGCCTGGGCGGGGGTGATGGTGACGCGGTGGTTCACGTGA
- a CDS encoding heme lyase CcmF/NrfE family subunit codes for MIAELGHFALILAFAVSLFQTAVPLIGAAKGWPAWMEAARPAAIAQLGLVGLSFAALTVAFVTSDFSLVLVYENSHSAKPLIYKFSGTWGNHEGSMLLWVLILALFGACAALFGAQLPPSLRARVLAVQGSIGAAFYAFIIFTSNPFLRFEIPPFDGRDLNPLLQDPGLAFHPPFLYLGYVGLSMAFSFAVAALIEGRVDAAWARWVRPWTLAAWMFLTVGIALGSWWAYYELGWGGFWFWDPVENASFMPWLLAAALLHSAVVVEKREVLKSWTILLAIMGFGFSLMGTFIVRSGVLTSVHSFASDPTRGVFILAILALYTGGALTLFAARSGVMQAKGVFSPLSREGALVLNNILLAVAAFVVFIGTVWPLLAEMFFDRKLSVGPPFFEKAFTPFMIGLALVLPIGALIPWKRGQLKRGLKPLRGAAALTVAVMVLVFAVSTGRSALAVIGAGLGSWLVFGAAAELWFRTGKSGLSRLARLPRADWGKALAHAGLGVTFIGISLLLAWQVEDIRTAQIGESFELGGYDITLAAVDEVQGPNYVSTTATMPVAKDGRMVATLYPEKRIYPVQAMPTTEAAIDNGFLRDIYLVIGDPQQGGGWAVRSYIKPFANWIWLGCIVMALGGLVSLSDRRYRVAAGAAKRSRAQVPAE; via the coding sequence ATGATCGCCGAGCTCGGACATTTCGCCCTGATCCTCGCCTTCGCGGTGTCGCTGTTCCAGACGGCGGTGCCGCTGATCGGCGCGGCGAAGGGCTGGCCGGCCTGGATGGAGGCCGCGCGCCCCGCCGCCATCGCACAGCTCGGGCTTGTGGGACTGTCCTTTGCGGCGCTGACCGTGGCCTTCGTGACCTCTGATTTCTCGCTGGTGCTGGTTTATGAAAATTCGCATTCCGCCAAGCCGCTGATCTATAAATTCTCGGGCACCTGGGGCAATCACGAAGGCTCGATGCTGCTCTGGGTGCTCATCCTGGCGTTGTTCGGGGCCTGCGCGGCGCTGTTCGGCGCGCAATTGCCGCCCAGCCTGCGGGCGCGGGTGCTGGCGGTGCAGGGCTCGATCGGGGCGGCGTTCTATGCGTTCATCATCTTCACCTCGAACCCGTTCCTGCGTTTCGAGATCCCGCCCTTCGACGGGCGCGACCTGAACCCGCTGCTTCAGGATCCCGGTCTCGCCTTCCATCCGCCCTTTCTCTATCTCGGCTATGTCGGGCTGAGCATGGCGTTTTCTTTCGCCGTTGCCGCGCTGATCGAAGGTCGCGTGGATGCCGCCTGGGCGCGCTGGGTGCGGCCCTGGACGCTGGCCGCCTGGATGTTCCTGACCGTCGGCATCGCGCTCGGGTCGTGGTGGGCCTATTACGAGCTTGGCTGGGGCGGGTTCTGGTTCTGGGACCCGGTCGAGAATGCCAGCTTCATGCCGTGGCTGCTGGCGGCGGCGCTGCTGCATTCGGCGGTCGTGGTCGAAAAGCGCGAGGTGCTGAAAAGCTGGACCATCCTGCTGGCGATCATGGGGTTCGGCTTTTCGCTGATGGGCACCTTCATCGTGCGCTCGGGCGTGCTGACCTCGGTGCACAGCTTTGCCTCGGACCCGACACGGGGTGTGTTCATCCTCGCCATTCTCGCGCTTTATACCGGCGGGGCGCTGACGCTGTTTGCCGCGCGCTCGGGTGTGATGCAGGCGAAGGGCGTCTTCTCGCCGCTCTCGCGCGAGGGGGCGCTGGTGCTGAACAACATCCTGCTCGCCGTGGCTGCCTTTGTCGTCTTTATCGGCACGGTCTGGCCTCTGCTGGCCGAGATGTTCTTCGACCGCAAGCTGTCGGTCGGCCCGCCCTTCTTCGAAAAGGCCTTCACCCCGTTCATGATCGGGCTGGCTCTGGTCCTGCCCATCGGCGCGCTGATCCCGTGGAAACGCGGTCAGTTGAAGCGTGGGCTGAAACCGCTGCGCGGCGCGGCGGCGCTGACGGTTGCGGTGATGGTGCTGGTCTTTGCCGTCTCGACCGGGCGTTCGGCGCTGGCGGTGATCGGGGCCGGGCTGGGGTCATGGCTGGTCTTCGGCGCCGCCGCAGAGCTGTGGTTCCGCACCGGCAAATCCGGTCTCTCGCGGCTGGCGCGTCTGCCGCGCGCCGATTGGGGCAAGGCGCTCGCCCATGCCGGTCTGGGCGTGACCTTCATCGGGATCAGCCTGTTGCTGGCCTGGCAGGTCGAGGATATCCGCACCGCACAGATCGGAGAAAGCTTCGAGCTCGGCGGTTACGACATCACCCTTGCCGCCGTCGACGAGGTTCAGGGGCCGAATTACGTCTCGACCACGGCAACGATGCCGGTGGCGAAAGACGGGCGGATGGTGGCGACGCTCTATCCGGAAAAGCGGATCTATCCGGTGCAGGCCATGCCGACCACCGAGGCGGCGATCGATAACGGCTTCCTGCGCGACATCTATCTGGTGATCGGCGATCCGCAACAGGGCGGAGGCTGGGCGGTGCGCAGCTATATCAAGCCCTTCGCCAACTGGATCTGGCTCGGCTGCATCGTCATGGCGCTTGGCGGCCTGGTGAGTCTCAGCGACCGCCGCTATCGCGTGGCCGCCGGGGCCGCGAAGCGCAGCCGGGCGCAGGTGCCCGCAGAATGA
- a CDS encoding cytochrome c-type biogenesis protein codes for MTRLVLILLLLAPAAFAVQPDEVLDDPALETRAREISQDLRCPVCQGENIDESNAAISRDLRLYVRERLVEGDSDAEVIDAVTDRFGEFVLFSPRATGGNLILYLAGPLMALIGVIMGWRFIASRRASARQDAEPPLSEAEQARLDEIMRR; via the coding sequence ATGACCCGGCTGGTCCTGATCCTGCTGCTGCTCGCCCCGGCCGCCTTCGCGGTGCAGCCCGACGAGGTGCTCGACGATCCCGCGCTGGAGACACGCGCCCGCGAGATTTCGCAGGATCTGCGCTGCCCGGTCTGTCAGGGCGAGAATATCGACGAATCCAACGCCGCGATCAGCCGCGACCTGCGGCTCTATGTGCGCGAACGTCTGGTCGAGGGCGACAGCGACGCCGAGGTGATCGACGCCGTCACCGACCGTTTCGGTGAATTCGTGCTGTTCTCGCCCCGGGCGACAGGGGGCAATCTGATCCTCTATCTGGCCGGGCCGCTCATGGCGCTGATCGGGGTAATCATGGGCTGGCGCTTCATCGCCAGCCGCCGGGCCAGCGCGCGGCAGGACGCTGAGCCGCCGCTCAGCGAAGCCGAACAGGCGCGGCTCGACGAGATCATGCGGCGGTGA
- a CDS encoding DUF3572 family protein, whose protein sequence is MTNSISHARDLADRLLLHVLEDPELLSSLLGRSGMEPSHLSAVVNGPGVHEFILDFIAENDERVMSCADALGVSASEIGMAARLLARRD, encoded by the coding sequence GTGACGAACTCGATTTCCCATGCGCGGGATCTTGCCGATAGGCTGCTTCTGCATGTGCTTGAAGACCCCGAACTGCTCAGCAGTCTGCTGGGCCGCAGCGGCATGGAGCCATCGCATCTGAGTGCCGTGGTCAACGGACCGGGGGTACATGAATTCATCCTCGATTTCATCGCCGAGAATGACGAGCGGGTGATGAGCTGCGCCGATGCGCTTGGTGTGAGCGCCTCCGAGATCGGAATGGCGGCGCGGCTGCTCGCCCGGCGCGATTGA
- a CDS encoding GGDEF domain-containing protein, with protein MKARLGAANHQVRTAANVTEAVKSGAGINAVLLRNPDSAALTRDISALRRRMAVPVIAICDAAQRQAAFRAGAQHVLESDCHDSVLRARLRRWMTRRAPTEPGFAEPMADFQPPQQIALISSDAGLSSEWRCAVSRATGRGLLLLPPRALNGALPDDLAAVLIDAGPDGSGLQHLADLRARLNAEGRGSALALLQRRPLAEQEAQALDMGAADVMCGGLSRVELREELEARLTQLLRTGMEGERRFSDARMARHLACVDPLTGLDNRRRMNAEIAAADASGDRFALLMIDIDRFKAINDTHGHAAGDMVLSHVGTELREAVGSVGRVARYGGEEFVVLLSGADETVAVSLAERIRHRISARQVPVSGLSGEMGVAVSVSIGVAASGEQDEPAGTPSELMRMADAALISAKQAGRNLVMLWRTRDAA; from the coding sequence ATGAAAGCGCGACTGGGTGCGGCCAATCACCAGGTCCGCACCGCCGCCAATGTTACCGAGGCGGTGAAAAGCGGCGCAGGCATCAATGCGGTGCTGCTGCGCAACCCCGATTCGGCGGCGCTGACGCGGGATATATCGGCGCTGCGGCGGCGCATGGCGGTGCCGGTCATCGCGATCTGCGACGCGGCGCAGCGCCAGGCGGCGTTCCGGGCCGGGGCGCAGCATGTGCTGGAAAGCGACTGTCACGATTCGGTGCTGCGCGCGCGTCTGCGCCGTTGGATGACGCGCCGCGCCCCGACTGAACCCGGCTTTGCAGAGCCCATGGCCGATTTCCAGCCGCCCCAGCAGATCGCGCTGATCAGCTCTGATGCGGGGCTGTCGTCGGAATGGCGCTGCGCGGTCTCGCGCGCGACCGGTCGCGGCCTTCTTCTGTTGCCGCCGCGCGCGCTTAACGGGGCGCTTCCCGACGATCTTGCTGCGGTGCTGATCGATGCGGGTCCGGACGGGTCGGGATTGCAGCACCTGGCGGATCTGCGCGCGCGGTTGAACGCCGAGGGGCGGGGTTCGGCGCTGGCATTGTTGCAACGCCGCCCTCTGGCCGAGCAGGAGGCGCAGGCTCTCGACATGGGCGCTGCGGATGTGATGTGCGGCGGTCTCAGCCGTGTTGAGCTTCGCGAAGAGCTGGAGGCCCGGCTGACGCAGTTGCTGCGCACCGGGATGGAGGGCGAAAGGCGGTTCTCGGATGCGCGAATGGCGCGGCACCTGGCCTGCGTCGATCCTTTGACCGGGCTGGATAATCGCCGCCGGATGAATGCCGAGATCGCCGCCGCCGACGCCAGCGGCGACCGCTTCGCGCTGCTGATGATCGATATAGACCGCTTCAAGGCGATCAATGACACTCATGGCCACGCTGCGGGCGACATGGTGCTGAGCCATGTCGGCACCGAGCTGCGCGAGGCCGTCGGCTCGGTGGGGCGCGTGGCGCGCTATGGGGGCGAGGAATTCGTCGTGCTGCTCTCGGGTGCCGACGAAACGGTGGCGGTGTCGCTGGCCGAACGGATCCGGCACCGGATTTCGGCCCGGCAGGTGCCGGTCAGCGGGCTGAGCGGCGAGATGGGCGTTGCCGTGTCGGTCTCGATCGGCGTGGCCGCATCGGGTGAGCAGGACGAGCCGGCGGGCACGCCGTCCGAATTGATGCGTATGGCGGATGCGGCGCTGATCTCGGCCAAGCAGGCCGGGCGAAACCTGGTGATGCTGTGGCGCACTCGGGATGCGGCGTAG
- a CDS encoding GGDEF domain-containing protein — MNGPLSIPVDRLAMLMPMHLLVDADGLILSSGPTLRKLIGRVRTIDAALELRRAPTASRLMPTLAEAARSGQRLFLGLRDSGLPPLRGEATLLPHDTVLINLGFGIGVIEAVSAFALTDADFAANELAIEMMYLHKSNQAIRAELARHSQQLEQAREAAEMQAFSDPLTGLLNRRGIELAFSLAIEARQSRDRRQEFAVLQVDLDWFKEVNDRHGHAAGDAVLRHVAQMLQQETRAEDSVARIGGDEFLVLLPDMSSETALHLIGRRIIAAIQQPVRHEDHYCRVSASIGGALSEQYDQISSERILSDADEALYAAKRAGRGCLKLFGQHG; from the coding sequence GTGAACGGCCCGCTCTCGATCCCGGTGGACCGGCTGGCAATGCTGATGCCGATGCATCTTCTGGTCGATGCCGACGGGTTGATCCTGTCCAGCGGGCCGACGCTGCGAAAGCTGATCGGGCGGGTGCGGACGATCGACGCGGCGCTTGAACTGCGCCGCGCGCCCACCGCCTCACGGCTGATGCCGACACTGGCCGAGGCGGCGCGTAGCGGGCAGCGCCTGTTTCTGGGACTTCGCGACAGCGGCCTGCCGCCGCTGCGGGGCGAGGCGACCTTGCTGCCGCATGACACCGTGCTGATCAATCTCGGCTTCGGGATCGGCGTGATCGAGGCGGTGAGCGCCTTTGCCCTGACCGATGCCGATTTCGCCGCCAACGAGCTCGCCATCGAGATGATGTATCTACACAAGTCGAACCAGGCCATCCGGGCGGAGTTGGCCCGCCACAGCCAGCAGCTGGAACAGGCGCGCGAAGCGGCCGAGATGCAGGCGTTTTCCGACCCGCTCACCGGGTTGCTGAACCGGCGCGGGATCGAGCTGGCCTTCAGCCTCGCCATCGAGGCCCGGCAGAGCCGCGACCGGCGCCAGGAATTCGCCGTGCTCCAGGTCGATCTGGACTGGTTCAAGGAGGTGAATGACCGCCACGGCCACGCCGCGGGCGACGCGGTGCTGCGCCATGTCGCCCAGATGTTGCAGCAGGAGACCCGGGCCGAAGACAGCGTCGCACGGATCGGCGGCGACGAGTTTCTGGTGCTGCTGCCCGATATGTCCTCGGAGACCGCGTTGCATCTGATCGGCCGCCGCATCATCGCCGCGATCCAGCAGCCGGTGCGCCACGAGGATCATTATTGCCGCGTCTCGGCCAGTATCGGCGGCGCGCTGTCCGAGCAATATGACCAGATCAGCAGCGAAAGGATCCTCTCGGATGCGGATGAGGCGCTTTATGCCGCCAAGCGCGCCGGGCGGGGTTGTCTGAAGCTGTTCGGGCAGCATGGGTAG
- a CDS encoding NUDIX hydrolase translates to MSHADPSAVPRDKSALRDAATIILVRRDGDQPAVLMGMRGAKAVFMPSKFVFPGGAVDPEDARMELAAPAGPETMTRLGFQPREESTAEPAQILAAALRELAEETGLLIGRPGDSSMIGYADAGLRPDASALHFIFRAITPPGRPRRFDARFFMADAARLSVDPDDFSRACDELSHLHWVPMAEARALHLPFITEVVLAECAAIVAASGDGPLVAPQSVPFFDNRDARSRFIQLGAA, encoded by the coding sequence ATGAGCCATGCCGACCCCAGCGCCGTCCCGCGCGACAAATCCGCGCTGCGCGACGCGGCGACCATCATTCTGGTGCGGCGCGATGGCGATCAGCCTGCGGTGCTGATGGGGATGCGCGGCGCCAAGGCGGTGTTCATGCCGTCGAAATTCGTCTTTCCGGGTGGTGCGGTCGATCCCGAGGATGCCCGGATGGAACTGGCCGCCCCGGCCGGTCCCGAGACCATGACGCGGCTCGGGTTCCAGCCGCGCGAAGAAAGCACGGCCGAACCGGCGCAGATCCTCGCCGCGGCGCTGCGCGAGCTTGCCGAGGAAACCGGTCTGCTCATCGGCCGTCCCGGCGACAGCAGCATGATCGGCTATGCCGATGCCGGGTTGCGTCCCGATGCCTCGGCGCTGCATTTCATCTTTCGCGCCATCACGCCGCCGGGCCGTCCGCGCCGTTTCGACGCGCGGTTTTTCATGGCCGACGCGGCCCGGCTGAGTGTCGACCCGGATGATTTCTCACGCGCCTGCGACGAGCTTTCGCATCTGCACTGGGTGCCCATGGCCGAGGCGCGCGCGCTGCATCTGCCCTTCATCACCGAGGTCGTGCTGGCCGAATGTGCGGCGATTGTCGCGGCATCCGGCGACGGGCCTCTTGTCGCGCCGCAGAGCGTGCCCTTCTTCGACAATCGCGACGCAAGGTCGCGCTTCATCCAGCTCGGTGCCGCGTGA
- a CDS encoding SDR family NAD(P)-dependent oxidoreductase, which yields MKALLIGDTGGIGTAIAETLRAEGADVTGLSRRDGLELTDQDSVARAAEKLGDSRFDLIFNATGALVIDGHQPEKTIRAIDAEAMAAQFRLNAIGVALLLRYFSPLLAEEGRAVFASLSARVGSIGDNGFGGWISYRAAKAAQNQIIRTAAIEIARKNKQRIVVALHPGTVETPLTRDYADRHPTITPARSAEALLGVIAGLTHKDNGTFWDWKGQPVEW from the coding sequence GTGAAGGCGCTGCTCATCGGAGACACCGGCGGGATCGGCACGGCCATCGCCGAAACGCTGCGCGCCGAGGGCGCCGATGTGACCGGGCTGTCGCGCCGCGACGGGCTGGAGCTGACCGATCAGGACAGCGTCGCGCGGGCCGCCGAAAAGCTTGGCGATTCACGGTTCGACCTGATCTTCAACGCCACCGGGGCGCTGGTGATCGACGGCCACCAGCCGGAAAAGACCATCCGCGCCATCGACGCCGAGGCAATGGCGGCGCAGTTCCGGTTGAACGCCATCGGGGTGGCGCTGCTGCTGCGCTATTTCTCGCCGCTCCTGGCGGAGGAAGGGCGCGCCGTCTTTGCCTCGCTCTCGGCGCGGGTCGGTTCGATCGGGGATAACGGCTTTGGCGGATGGATCAGCTATCGCGCGGCCAAGGCGGCGCAGAACCAGATCATCCGCACCGCCGCGATCGAGATCGCCCGCAAGAACAAACAGCGCATCGTCGTGGCACTTCATCCCGGCACCGTCGAGACGCCGCTGACCCGCGACTATGCCGACCGCCATCCGACCATCACCCCTGCCAGATCCGCCGAGGCGCTTCTTGGGGTGATTGCGGGGCTCACCCACAAAGATAACGGCACGTTCTGGGACTGGAAGGGCCAGCCTGTCGAATGGTAG